The following proteins are encoded in a genomic region of Arcobacter suis CECT 7833:
- a CDS encoding YhdH/YhfP family quinone oxidoreductase, whose product MKAFVVEKVGEKEFISSIQDIPTPKCEENEIVIKVSYSSLNYKDALSSVGNPGVSRNFPHVTGIDVAGTVFESTSPIFKVGERVLVTGYDMGMNSDGGHAQFVKIPASWVARIPDSISDKEIMTFGTAGLTAALSVNELIENGIKPESGDILVTGATGGVGSIAIAILSKLGYNITAISGKKDRVDFLKKIGANEVILREEFEEESKKPLLSEKYAGVVDTVGGKILANALKQIKYDGVATCCGLTSSHELNTNVFPFILRGIRLIGIDSVECKLEKKQAAWEKLASRWKINSLNTIINEISIDEIKVAYEHLLSGKAVGRYVVKIKE is encoded by the coding sequence ATGAAAGCTTTTGTAGTTGAAAAAGTTGGAGAAAAGGAATTTATATCTAGTATACAAGATATACCTACTCCAAAATGTGAAGAAAATGAGATTGTTATAAAAGTTAGCTACTCTTCACTAAATTATAAAGATGCATTAAGCTCAGTTGGGAACCCAGGTGTTAGCAGAAATTTCCCACACGTTACAGGAATAGATGTAGCAGGAACTGTTTTTGAATCAACATCTCCAATTTTTAAAGTAGGAGAAAGGGTTTTAGTAACAGGTTATGATATGGGTATGAATTCAGATGGAGGACATGCTCAATTTGTAAAAATACCTGCTAGTTGGGTTGCAAGAATCCCTGATTCAATTTCAGATAAAGAGATTATGACTTTTGGAACAGCTGGTCTAACAGCAGCATTAAGTGTAAATGAACTAATTGAAAATGGCATAAAACCAGAAAGTGGTGATATATTGGTTACAGGGGCGACAGGTGGTGTTGGATCTATTGCAATTGCTATATTAAGTAAATTAGGATACAACATAACTGCAATTTCTGGGAAAAAAGATAGAGTTGATTTTTTGAAAAAAATTGGTGCTAATGAAGTAATTCTAAGAGAAGAATTTGAAGAAGAATCAAAAAAACCCCTATTAAGTGAAAAATATGCAGGGGTAGTTGATACAGTAGGTGGAAAAATACTAGCTAATGCCCTTAAACAAATAAAATATGATGGTGTTGCTACATGTTGTGGACTTACGTCTTCTCATGAGCTTAATACCAACGTATTTCCTTTTATATTAAGAGGAATAAGATTAATAGGAATTGACTCTGTTGAATGTAAATTAGAGAAAAAACAAGCTGCTTGGGAAAAATTAGCAAGTAGATGGAAAATAAATAGTTTAAATACGATTATAAATGAAATTTCTATAGATGAAATAAAAGTGGCTTATGAGCATTTACTTTCAGGAAAAGCTGTTGGAAGATATGTTGTAAAGATAAAAGAGTAA
- a CDS encoding NAD(P)H-dependent glycerol-3-phosphate dehydrogenase — protein sequence MKNNSIAVIGAGKWGQALHFALSQKQKVLITSRTKKEIENFVDLKTALECKYLIIAIPAQEIRNWLKENFVFNGQKILVASKGIEASSGKFLNEIYADFVPKKNIGFISGPSFATEVKQGLPCALVINSSSEKLFEQFSPFFPNFIKTYYSSDVIGAEVAGAYKNVLAIASGICEGLNLGKNAQASLIARGLVEMERFGKFFGAKKSTFLGLSGAGDLFLTANSTMSRNYRVGLGLASNKNIEDILKELGEVAEGIKTAEAIYNLSLQHNVYTPIANEVKHILDGKNPKDSLKDLLKH from the coding sequence ATGAAAAACAACTCTATTGCAGTAATTGGTGCAGGGAAATGGGGACAAGCTCTACATTTTGCACTAAGTCAAAAACAAAAAGTTTTAATAACTTCAAGAACAAAAAAAGAGATTGAAAACTTTGTTGATTTAAAAACTGCATTAGAGTGTAAATATTTAATAATTGCAATTCCAGCTCAAGAAATACGAAATTGGTTAAAAGAAAATTTTGTTTTTAATGGACAAAAGATTCTTGTTGCTTCTAAAGGAATAGAAGCTTCTAGTGGTAAATTTTTAAATGAAATATATGCTGATTTTGTTCCTAAAAAGAACATAGGATTTATTTCAGGTCCATCATTTGCAACAGAAGTTAAACAAGGCTTACCATGTGCTTTAGTTATAAATTCAAGTTCAGAAAAACTTTTTGAACAATTTTCTCCTTTTTTTCCAAATTTTATAAAAACTTATTATAGTTCTGATGTAATTGGGGCTGAAGTTGCAGGTGCTTATAAAAATGTTTTAGCAATTGCTAGTGGTATTTGTGAAGGATTAAATTTAGGCAAAAATGCTCAAGCTTCATTGATCGCTAGAGGTTTAGTGGAAATGGAAAGATTTGGGAAATTTTTTGGTGCAAAAAAATCAACATTTTTAGGATTAAGTGGAGCTGGTGACTTATTTTTGACTGCAAATTCTACAATGAGTAGAAATTATAGAGTTGGACTTGGACTTGCTTCAAATAAGAATATAGAAGATATATTAAAAGAACTAGGAGAGGTTGCAGAAGGAATTAAAACGGCAGAAGCTATATATAATCTTTCTCTTCAACATAACGTCTATACACCTATTGCAAATGAAGTAAAACATATATTAGATGGTAAAAATCCAAAAGATAGTTTAAAAGATTTATTAAAACATTAA
- the gatB gene encoding Asp-tRNA(Asn)/Glu-tRNA(Gln) amidotransferase subunit GatB, producing MFEVIIGLEVHTQLNTNSKLFCSCATSFGEEPNTNICPTCLGLPGALPVLNKEAVHKAIMLGTALKAQINQKSVFNRKNYFYPDLPSGYQISQFEVPVVGLGELVIDFPDGRQKTIGVTRAHLENDAGKNIHAGDASQVDLNRAGTPLLEIVSEPDMRSAEEAILYLKKLHSIVRYLGISDANMQEGSFRCDVNVSIRPKGDKNLYTRCEIKNMNSFKFIEKAIHYEVNRHIEAWEDGVHSKEIVQETRLFDPNTGETRSMRGKEDAADYRYFPDPDLLPVIITDEMLAKYSVIPELPDEKKDRFVKEFGLKEYDASVITASLEMAKYFDEMMAEGISAKNAVTWLTVELLARLKEGASIEDSIINAKTLATLVKRIEDNTISGKAAKEVLDFLIQNESTDVDNAIEKLGLKQVSDDGALLAIIDAILAANEDKVAEYKSGKDKLFGFFVGQTMKESKGSANPNKVNDLLKQRLS from the coding sequence ATGTTTGAAGTTATTATAGGTTTAGAAGTTCACACTCAATTAAATACAAATAGTAAACTTTTTTGCTCTTGCGCTACAAGTTTTGGAGAAGAACCAAATACTAATATATGTCCAACTTGTTTAGGATTACCAGGAGCACTTCCAGTATTAAATAAAGAAGCTGTTCATAAAGCTATTATGCTTGGAACTGCACTAAAAGCTCAAATAAATCAGAAATCAGTATTTAATAGAAAAAACTATTTTTATCCAGATTTACCAAGTGGTTATCAAATTTCTCAATTTGAAGTTCCAGTTGTTGGACTTGGAGAATTAGTAATTGATTTTCCAGATGGAAGACAAAAAACTATTGGTGTAACTAGAGCTCACTTAGAAAATGATGCAGGAAAAAATATCCATGCAGGAGATGCTTCACAAGTTGATTTAAATAGAGCAGGAACGCCTTTACTTGAAATTGTTTCAGAACCTGATATGAGAAGTGCTGAAGAAGCTATTTTATATCTAAAAAAACTTCACTCAATTGTAAGATATTTAGGAATTTCTGATGCAAATATGCAAGAAGGAAGTTTCAGATGTGACGTAAATGTTTCAATCAGACCAAAAGGTGATAAAAACCTTTATACTAGATGTGAAATTAAAAATATGAACTCATTTAAGTTTATTGAAAAAGCAATTCATTATGAAGTAAATAGACATATTGAAGCTTGGGAAGATGGTGTTCACTCAAAAGAGATTGTTCAAGAAACGAGACTTTTTGATCCAAACACTGGAGAAACAAGATCTATGAGAGGAAAAGAGGATGCAGCTGATTATAGATATTTCCCAGATCCAGATCTGTTACCTGTAATAATTACAGATGAAATGCTTGCTAAATATTCAGTAATTCCAGAACTTCCTGATGAGAAAAAAGATAGATTTGTAAAAGAATTTGGTCTAAAAGAATATGATGCTTCTGTAATCACAGCTTCTTTAGAAATGGCTAAATATTTTGATGAAATGATGGCTGAGGGAATTAGTGCAAAAAATGCAGTTACTTGGTTAACTGTTGAGTTACTAGCAAGATTAAAAGAGGGTGCTTCAATTGAAGATTCAATTATTAATGCAAAAACTTTAGCAACTCTTGTAAAAAGAATTGAAGATAATACTATTTCAGGAAAAGCTGCAAAAGAAGTTCTTGATTTCTTAATACAAAATGAATCAACTGATGTTGATAATGCTATTGAAAAACTAGGACTAAAACAAGTATCTGATGATGGAGCTTTATTAGCTATTATTGACGCTATATTAGCTGCAAATGAAGATAAAGTTGCAGAATATAAATCAGGTAAAGACAAACTATTTGGTTTCTTTGTAGGGCAAACTATGAAAGAATCAAAAGGTAGTGCAAATCCAAATAAAGTAAATGACTTATTAAAACAAAGACTATCATAA